From a single Diachasmimorpha longicaudata isolate KC_UGA_2023 chromosome 15, iyDiaLong2, whole genome shotgun sequence genomic region:
- the LOC135169420 gene encoding sodium-independent sulfate anion transporter-like isoform X2, giving the protein MRNGKNVDNMNDKPISGYVNQGMQNSHENLDPHNSNTTHVVRNSNDERHSEIQGSFNFILVEEPGDDEVKHKDSVFKSAFQYAGQRIRSVCTRKMLYKRLPVLKWLPKYNGADAVGDIVAGITVGLTVIPQSLAYSHVAGLPPQYGLYGSFLGCFIYIIFGSCKDIPFGPTAIVSLLTYQAVAQLEEKVLHAILLCFVCGVVQLFMGIFGLGFLIDFVSGPVSSGFTSAVAFIIVSTQIKDILGISAKGATFIQLWKSVVENIHDTEVWDSVLGICCIVLLLVLRVVASVQFGPAEDELRTPRHRILTKITWLTGTSRNAILVIGCGLLGYWFSPDPPFKLIRNLPSGMPNVQLPPFSYTREDNTTVSFFDMCSNLGSGLFVLPLIALMEDVAICKAFGNGRPVDATQELIAIGMANIGSSFVQAFPGSGSLSRSAVNNASGVRTPLGGLYTGILVILALLFFTPYFYYIPKACLAAIIIAAVIFMVEVKVIKPMWRTKKTDLVPGIATFVACLVLQLEIGILVGIGLNVLFILYHAARPKICLEKLRTGCGVEYLMLTPDRCLIFPSVDYVRNLVTKYSRCIGNSVTPVVIDCSHVYGADYTAATVIETLTTDFAARGQPLFFYNLKPSVYAVFEGLEPSHLIVYYTQEALDDLLKDRGYLSQTKHGA; this is encoded by the exons ATGCGGAACGGCAAGAATGTTGATAACATGAATGACAAGCCGATCAGTGGTTACGTAAATCAGGGAATGCAAAATTCACATGAAAATCTTGATCCTCATAACTCAAATACAACACACGTGGTGAGAAATTCCAACGATGAACGACATTCAGAGATACAGGGCTCCTTCAATTTTATCT TGGTCGAGGAACCAGGTGATGACGAGGTCAAACACAAAGACAGTGTCTTCAAATCAGCCTTCCAGTACGCTGGCCAGCGTATCAGATCCGTCTGCACGAGGAAGATGCTCTACAAGAGGCTACCAGTCCTGAAGTGGTTGCCGAAGTACAATGGAGCCGATGCAGTCGGTGATATTGTTGCTGGAATAACAGTTGGGCTCACTGTGATACCCCAATCGTTGGCCTATTCCCACGTCGCGGGATTACCACCCCaa TACGGCCTGTACGGCAGCTTCCTGGGCTGCTTCATCTACATTATCTTCGGCTCCTGCAAGGACATACCCTTCGGTCCCACCGCCATAGTCTCCCTGCTGACGTATCAGGCAGTCGCACAACTCGAAGAAAAAGTTCTTCACGCTATACTTCTCTGCTTTGTGTGCGGAGTCGTCCAACTATTCATGGGCATATTTGGCCTGG GATTCCTCATCGACTTTGTGTCTGGACCAGTCAGCTCGGGATTTACCTCGGCTGTCGCATTCATCATCGTCAGCACGCAGATTAAAGATATTCTCGGAATTTCTGCCAAAGGAGCGACATTTATTCAACTGTGGAAGAGTGTCGTGGAGAATATTCATGACACGGAAGTATGGGATTCGGTGCTCGGTATTTGTTGCATCGTACTTCTTCTAGTTCTGAGA GTGGTCGCATCGGTGCAGTTTGGCCCAGCAGAGGATGAATTACGGACGCCTCGTCACAGGATATTAACTAAAATAACGTGGCTGACTGGTACCTCCCGAAATGCCATTCTGGTAATTGGATGTGGACTCTTGGGCTACTGGTTCTCACCAGATCCACCGTTTAAATTAATTC GTAATTTACCCAGTGGAATGCCAAATGTTCAATTACCACCATTCAGCTACACCAGGGAAGACAATACAACTGTGTCATTCTTCGACATGTGCTCAAATCTGGGCAGCGGATTATTCGTTCTCCCACTGATTGCCCTAATGGAGGACGTGGCCATTTGCAAGGCTTTCG GTAATGGACGACCTGTCGACGCAACTCAGGAATTGATAGCCATTGGCATGGCAAACATCGGTAGCTCATTTGTTCAGGCATTCCCAGGTAGTGGGTCATTGAGTAGAAGTGCTGTTAATAATGCCTCCGGCGTTAGAACACCGCTCGGTGGACTTTACACAG GCATCCTGGTTATTCTAGCACTTCTGTTTTTTACTCCATATTTTTACTACATACCGAAGGCATGCTTAGCAGCAATAATAATAGCCGCTGTTATCTTTATGGTTGAGGTGAAGGTGATAAAGCCCATGTGGAGGACAAAAA AAACGGACTTGGTGCCAGGGATTGCTACATTTGTTGCATGCCTAGTGCTCCAATTAGAGATAGGAATCCTCGTTGGAATTGGTCTCAATGTTTTATTCATTCTGTATCACGCGGCGAGACCGAAGATCTGTTTAGAAAAATTACGA ACCGGTTGCGGTGTGGAGTACCTGATGTTAACCCCTGATCGttgtctgatatttccctcggTGGATTACGTGAGAAATTTAGTGACAAAATACAGTCGTTGTATCGGTAATTCAGTGACACCAGTGGTTATTGATTGTTCGCATGTCTACGGTGCTGATTATACAGCAGCAACTGTCATAGAAACATTGACAACGGACTTTGCTGCACGGGGACAGCCACTATTTTTCTATAACTTGAAGCCCTCTGTTTACGCCGTTTTTGAGGGCCTAGAGCCGTCCCacttaattgtttattatacaCAAGAGGCTCTGGACGATCTCCTGAAGGACCGGGGATACCTCAGTCAGACGAAACATGGCGCATGA
- the LOC135169420 gene encoding sodium-independent sulfate anion transporter-like isoform X1: MRNGKNVDNMNDKPISGYVNQGMQNSHENLDPHNSNTTHVVRNSNDERHSEIQGSFNFILVEEPGDDEVKHKDSVFKSAFQYAGQRIRSVCTRKMLYKRLPVLKWLPKYNGADAVGDIVAGITVGLTVIPQSLAYSHVAGLPPQYGLYGSFLGCFIYIIFGSCKDIPFGPTAIVSLLTYQAVAQLEEKVLHAILLCFVCGVVQLFMGIFGLGFLIDFVSGPVSSGFTSAVAFIIVSTQIKDILGISAKGATFIQLWKSVVENIHDTEVWDSVLGICCIVLLLVLRVVASVQFGPAEDELRTPRHRILTKITWLTGTSRNAILVIGCGLLGYWFSPDPPFKLIRECQFDNDNLMRTFKIQFDECAGFIPGNLPSGMPNVQLPPFSYTREDNTTVSFFDMCSNLGSGLFVLPLIALMEDVAICKAFGNGRPVDATQELIAIGMANIGSSFVQAFPGSGSLSRSAVNNASGVRTPLGGLYTGILVILALLFFTPYFYYIPKACLAAIIIAAVIFMVEVKVIKPMWRTKKTDLVPGIATFVACLVLQLEIGILVGIGLNVLFILYHAARPKICLEKLRTGCGVEYLMLTPDRCLIFPSVDYVRNLVTKYSRCIGNSVTPVVIDCSHVYGADYTAATVIETLTTDFAARGQPLFFYNLKPSVYAVFEGLEPSHLIVYYTQEALDDLLKDRGYLSQTKHGA, translated from the exons ATGCGGAACGGCAAGAATGTTGATAACATGAATGACAAGCCGATCAGTGGTTACGTAAATCAGGGAATGCAAAATTCACATGAAAATCTTGATCCTCATAACTCAAATACAACACACGTGGTGAGAAATTCCAACGATGAACGACATTCAGAGATACAGGGCTCCTTCAATTTTATCT TGGTCGAGGAACCAGGTGATGACGAGGTCAAACACAAAGACAGTGTCTTCAAATCAGCCTTCCAGTACGCTGGCCAGCGTATCAGATCCGTCTGCACGAGGAAGATGCTCTACAAGAGGCTACCAGTCCTGAAGTGGTTGCCGAAGTACAATGGAGCCGATGCAGTCGGTGATATTGTTGCTGGAATAACAGTTGGGCTCACTGTGATACCCCAATCGTTGGCCTATTCCCACGTCGCGGGATTACCACCCCaa TACGGCCTGTACGGCAGCTTCCTGGGCTGCTTCATCTACATTATCTTCGGCTCCTGCAAGGACATACCCTTCGGTCCCACCGCCATAGTCTCCCTGCTGACGTATCAGGCAGTCGCACAACTCGAAGAAAAAGTTCTTCACGCTATACTTCTCTGCTTTGTGTGCGGAGTCGTCCAACTATTCATGGGCATATTTGGCCTGG GATTCCTCATCGACTTTGTGTCTGGACCAGTCAGCTCGGGATTTACCTCGGCTGTCGCATTCATCATCGTCAGCACGCAGATTAAAGATATTCTCGGAATTTCTGCCAAAGGAGCGACATTTATTCAACTGTGGAAGAGTGTCGTGGAGAATATTCATGACACGGAAGTATGGGATTCGGTGCTCGGTATTTGTTGCATCGTACTTCTTCTAGTTCTGAGA GTGGTCGCATCGGTGCAGTTTGGCCCAGCAGAGGATGAATTACGGACGCCTCGTCACAGGATATTAACTAAAATAACGTGGCTGACTGGTACCTCCCGAAATGCCATTCTGGTAATTGGATGTGGACTCTTGGGCTACTGGTTCTCACCAGATCCACCGTTTAAATTAATTCGTGAGTGCCAATTCgataatgataatttaatgagaacatttaaaattcaatttgacGAATGTGCGGGCTTTATCCCAGGTAATTTACCCAGTGGAATGCCAAATGTTCAATTACCACCATTCAGCTACACCAGGGAAGACAATACAACTGTGTCATTCTTCGACATGTGCTCAAATCTGGGCAGCGGATTATTCGTTCTCCCACTGATTGCCCTAATGGAGGACGTGGCCATTTGCAAGGCTTTCG GTAATGGACGACCTGTCGACGCAACTCAGGAATTGATAGCCATTGGCATGGCAAACATCGGTAGCTCATTTGTTCAGGCATTCCCAGGTAGTGGGTCATTGAGTAGAAGTGCTGTTAATAATGCCTCCGGCGTTAGAACACCGCTCGGTGGACTTTACACAG GCATCCTGGTTATTCTAGCACTTCTGTTTTTTACTCCATATTTTTACTACATACCGAAGGCATGCTTAGCAGCAATAATAATAGCCGCTGTTATCTTTATGGTTGAGGTGAAGGTGATAAAGCCCATGTGGAGGACAAAAA AAACGGACTTGGTGCCAGGGATTGCTACATTTGTTGCATGCCTAGTGCTCCAATTAGAGATAGGAATCCTCGTTGGAATTGGTCTCAATGTTTTATTCATTCTGTATCACGCGGCGAGACCGAAGATCTGTTTAGAAAAATTACGA ACCGGTTGCGGTGTGGAGTACCTGATGTTAACCCCTGATCGttgtctgatatttccctcggTGGATTACGTGAGAAATTTAGTGACAAAATACAGTCGTTGTATCGGTAATTCAGTGACACCAGTGGTTATTGATTGTTCGCATGTCTACGGTGCTGATTATACAGCAGCAACTGTCATAGAAACATTGACAACGGACTTTGCTGCACGGGGACAGCCACTATTTTTCTATAACTTGAAGCCCTCTGTTTACGCCGTTTTTGAGGGCCTAGAGCCGTCCCacttaattgtttattatacaCAAGAGGCTCTGGACGATCTCCTGAAGGACCGGGGATACCTCAGTCAGACGAAACATGGCGCATGA
- the LOC135169427 gene encoding heparan sulfate glucosamine 3-O-sulfotransferase 6 → MELRRGSFIKKMILVICFLLILSWIILNDTSCLFGGITRKITLQRIQLTTFQEIHLKRTIGEIKVEEIPLDEVLNVEVNVTSKVQVVPLWTNNDSLTDGIEVSPKYRVLKHQGLVATRQLPSALIIGVKKGGTRALLEFLRLHPDIRAAGSEVHFFDHHYPKGFHWYRHRMPPTLEGQVTMEKTPSYFITAEAPRRVQLMNPGTKLIVVVRDPVTRAISDYTQVKSKRPNLPKFEERAFVNGSQIVDTNWAPLRIGVYSRYLERWLQYFPLSQLLFVSGERLIADPVFEITRVQDFLGLKRVISEKHFYFNSTKGFPCLKKSERSAAPHCLGKTKGRSHPHIQQTAIERLRDFYRPFNQRFYQLTGINFEWT, encoded by the exons ATGGAATTAAGAAGAGGatctttcattaaaaaaatgattctcgTAATCTGTTTTCTGCTGATACTTTCCTGGATAATATTGAACGATACCTCATGTCTATTTGGAGGTATCACACGGAAAATCACGCTCCAGCGAATACAGCTCACCACATTCCAGGAAATTCATTTGAAGCGCACTATCGGGGAAATTAAAGTTGAGGAAATTCCACTCGATGAAGTGCTGAATGTTGAAGTTAATGTAACGAGTAAAGTTCAAGTCGTGCCTTTGTGGACTAATAACGATAGTTTGACGGACGGTATCGAGGTATCACCTAAATACAGAGTTTTGAAGCACCAGGGGCTCGTAGCCACTAGACAATTACCAAGTGCTCTGATTATTGGAGTGAAGAAAGGGGGTACGAGAGCgcttttggaatttttgagaTTACATCCGGATATCAGAGCTGCGGGCTCGGAAGTTCATTTTTTCGATCATCATTATCCCAAGGGATTCCATTGGTATAG GCACCGAATGCCGCCAACTCTAGAAGGTCAAGTGACAATGGAAAAAACCCCTTCGTATTTCATAACAGCGGAAGCGCCGAGAAGAGTTCAGCTCATGAACCCGGGGACGAAATTAATTGTCGTCGTTCGGGATCCAGTGACGAGAGCAATCTCTGATTATACGCAGGTCAAGAGCAAACGTCCAAACCTCCCAAAATTTGAGGAGAGGGCCTTTGTCAATGGTTCACAAATTGTTGATACTAATTGGGCTCCACTGAGGATTGGAGTTTATTCCCGGTATCTCGAACGCTGGCTTCAGTATTTCCCCCTTTCCCAGCTACTCTTTGTATCTGGGGAGAGGCTGATTGCTGATCCAGTGTTTGAGATTACACGGGTTCAGGATTTTCTCGGATTGAAACGAGTGATTTCAGAGAAACATTTTTACTTCAATTCGACGAAGGGATTCCCTTGTTTGAAGAAGTCTGAGCGGAGCGCTGCTCCTCATTGTTTAG GAAAAACCAAAGGTCGAAGTCATCCCCACATCCAGCAAACAGCAATCGAACGACTGCGAGACTTCTACCGACCCTTCAATCAACGATTCTATCAGCTCACTGGCATAAATTTCGAGTGGACTTAA
- the LOC135169439 gene encoding transmembrane protein 170B gives MSNVQLSSTALHHTVSARSQNQVSAFYTPLTSFAEMWYQIFLWALFSSIFVHTIAAAICFATLRKHKYGKFFPLLILIMGFLLPLTSGVLNSATVAFVYRASSYQMPPLYALFWGIGQTVLAGCIGFTRILATL, from the exons ATGTCCAATGTGCAATTAAGCAGTACGGCGCTGCATCATACTGTAAGTGCAAGAAGCCAAAACCAAGTGAGCGCCTTTTACACACCTCTTACTTCGTTCGCTG aaatgtGGTATCAAATTTTCTTATGGGCATTATTCTCATCAATATTTGTCCACACAATTGCCGCAGCAATTTGTTTCGCAACGTTAAGAAAACATAAATATGGAAA ATTCTTcccattattaattttaataatgggATTTCTACTGCCACTTACATCCGGCGTACTAAACTCAGCAACAGTTGCATTCGTCTATCGTGCATCGAGTTATCAAATGCCACCCCTGTACGCACTATTCTGGGGAATTGGACAAACGGTTTTGGCCGGTTGCATTGGCTTCACGAGGATATTAGCAACTTTATAA
- the LOC135169418 gene encoding probable ribonuclease ZC3H12D isoform X3 — protein sequence MPVFTRYVDCTVLGRGSAGTGTEAEDSSYDSDYEAEDSIGSTVVHSQLESQVSSSTHSDVSRTTSDTLAAEFAEYVTVRGVSPTQTPGYTARVEFALKLGYTERLVQVALHKLGPDPGQNELLAELIRLGASSARFTDSPEDPDYLTEVEAPPEEARRPSESPGGLRPVVIDGSNVAMSHGNKEIFSCRGIQICVDWFRSRGHKEITVFVPKWRKEASRPDNPIADQEILGELERDRLLVFTPSRLVGGKRMVCYDDRYILRLAAELDGIVVSNDNYRDLAQESPEFRKVVEERILMYSFVNDRFMPPDDPLGRSGPTLDNFLRTGVRKNDPAPPCPYAKKCTYGNKCKFRHPERGPHPQKSVTERLVEHAQRHLQARGPSLSLPLSSSSSNVHTGHQPLCRARSAVPPSIKSSTSVPKSRSVENVTDSVAASVYVQQLPVTSVQGYSGAVGLPAPRVNNPEPEPANMHRKLQRQLTLNPACDPRLYQLRRYHQQPQHPGIPAGRNMQHRPLVRHASNESYGLSMNWDPSDHHNHQHVMRIASAPDSSRGWPPRGAGLALPPRSQRLGTSEPQLNLVPSPSLPSLHPPWTASQTQDARRRLHYHLANIFPEEQVQTAMSLHPHETDPQKICAAILAMFPKP from the exons ATGCCTGTATTTACG agatatgttGATTGCACTGTCCTGGGACGTGGGAGTGCGGGAACCGGTACAGAAGCCGAGGATTCGTCCTATGACAGCGATTACGAGGCGGAGGATTCGATCGGCTCGACAGTTGTCCACTCGCAATTGGAGTCACAGGTATCATCATCCACGCATTCGGACGTGTCCAGGACGACATCCGACACCCTGGCTGCGGAGTTTGCTGAGTACGTTACGGTACGAGGAGTCTCACCCACGCAGACTCCAG GCTACACCGCTCGTGTGGAGTTCGCTCTGAAGCTGGGATACACCGAGCGCCTCGTCCAGGTGGCTCTCCACAAACTGGGTCCTGATCCGGGACAAAACGAGCTTCTAGCTGAACTAATTCGCCTCGGTGCGAGCTCAGCTCGCTTCACAGACAGTCCAGAGGACCCGGACTACCTCACCGAAGTGGAAGCTCCTCCAGAAGAGGCTCGCCGACCATCAGAATCCCCCGGTGGTCTTCGGCCAGTTGTCATAGACGGCAGTAACGTGGCGATGAGCCACGGTAACAAAGAAATATTCTCTTGTCGTGGCATTCAAATCTGCGTCGACTGGTTTCGCTCCAGGGGCCACAAGGAGATAACAGTTTTCGTGCCGAAATGGCGAAAAGAGGCATCACGACCGGACAATCCAATTGCCGATCAGGAGATACTCGGTGAATTGGAAAGAGACAGACTTCTCGTCTTCACACCGTCGCGACTTGTCGGTGGTAAACGAATGGTGTGTTACGACGACAGATACATTCTACGACTAGCTGCTGAGCTCGATGGAATAGTCGTAAGCAACGATAACTACAGAGATCTGGCACAGGAAAGCCCGGAATTTCGTAAAGTCGTTGAGGAGAGAATTCTCATGTACAGTTTTGTCAACGATCGTTTCATGCCACCGGACGATCCTCTTGGCCGAAGTGGCCCAACTCTGGATAATTTTCTGAGGACAGGAGTGAGGAAGAACGATCCTGCCCCACCCTGTCCCTACGCCAAGAAATGCACATATGGAAATAAATGCAAATTTCGTCATCCTGAGAGGGGTCCACATCCCCAGAAATCAGTCACCGAGAGACTCGTCGAGCACGCACAGAGGCATCTGCAAGCCAGGGGACCGAGTTTGAGTCTTCCACTGTCGTCATCGAGCTCGAATGTTCACACCGGTCATCAGCCTCTCTGCAGAGCTAGATCTGCTGTTCCTCCGTCCATTAAATCATCCACATCCGTCCCCAAGAGTAGATCCGTTGAGAATGTCACGGATTCTGTGGCGGCATCGGTGTATGTCCAACAGTTGCCTGTGACAAGTGTTCAGGGGTATTCGGGGGCTGTGGGATTGCCAGCACCGAGGGTCAATAATCCTGAGCCAGAGCCGGCTAATATGCATAGGAAGCTGCAGCGACAGTTGACGCTTAATCCAGCCTGTGATCCGAGATTGTATCAGTTGAGGAGATATCATCAGCAGCCTCAGCATCCTGGGATACCTGCGGGGAGGAATATGCAGCACAGGCCGTTGGTCAGGCACGCCAGTAACGAGTCTTACGGGCTTTCAATGAA TTGGGATCCATCGGATCATCACAATCATCAGCACGTGATGCGCATTGCCTCAGCCCCGGACTCCTCCCGAGGCTGGCCTCCCCGAGGTGCAGGTCTGGCATTGCCACCAAGAAGTCAACGTCTAGGAACCTCAGAGCCTCAACTAAATCTCGTTCCATCGCCTTCGCTACCTAGTCTCCATCCCCCCTGGACAGCCTCGCAAACGCAGGACGCTAGACGTCGTCTCCACTACCACCTGGCCAACATCTTCCCCGAGGAGCAGGTCCAGACAGCGATGTCCCTCCACCCGCACGAGACAGATCCGCAAAAAATATGCGCAGCAATTCTCGCAATGTTCCCTAAACCCTAG
- the LOC135169418 gene encoding probable ribonuclease ZC3H12D isoform X2, translating to MTVAGKRYVDCTVLGRGSAGTGTEAEDSSYDSDYEAEDSIGSTVVHSQLESQVSSSTHSDVSRTTSDTLAAEFAEYVTVRGVSPTQTPGYTARVEFALKLGYTERLVQVALHKLGPDPGQNELLAELIRLGASSARFTDSPEDPDYLTEVEAPPEEARRPSESPGGLRPVVIDGSNVAMSHGNKEIFSCRGIQICVDWFRSRGHKEITVFVPKWRKEASRPDNPIADQEILGELERDRLLVFTPSRLVGGKRMVCYDDRYILRLAAELDGIVVSNDNYRDLAQESPEFRKVVEERILMYSFVNDRFMPPDDPLGRSGPTLDNFLRTGVRKNDPAPPCPYAKKCTYGNKCKFRHPERGPHPQKSVTERLVEHAQRHLQARGPSLSLPLSSSSSNVHTGHQPLCRARSAVPPSIKSSTSVPKSRSVENVTDSVAASVYVQQLPVTSVQGYSGAVGLPAPRVNNPEPEPANMHRKLQRQLTLNPACDPRLYQLRRYHQQPQHPGIPAGRNMQHRPLVRHASNESYGLSMNWDPSDHHNHQHVMRIASAPDSSRGWPPRGAGLALPPRSQRLGTSEPQLNLVPSPSLPSLHPPWTASQTQDARRRLHYHLANIFPEEQVQTAMSLHPHETDPQKICAAILAMFPKP from the exons ATGACGGTTGCTGGAAAG agatatgttGATTGCACTGTCCTGGGACGTGGGAGTGCGGGAACCGGTACAGAAGCCGAGGATTCGTCCTATGACAGCGATTACGAGGCGGAGGATTCGATCGGCTCGACAGTTGTCCACTCGCAATTGGAGTCACAGGTATCATCATCCACGCATTCGGACGTGTCCAGGACGACATCCGACACCCTGGCTGCGGAGTTTGCTGAGTACGTTACGGTACGAGGAGTCTCACCCACGCAGACTCCAG GCTACACCGCTCGTGTGGAGTTCGCTCTGAAGCTGGGATACACCGAGCGCCTCGTCCAGGTGGCTCTCCACAAACTGGGTCCTGATCCGGGACAAAACGAGCTTCTAGCTGAACTAATTCGCCTCGGTGCGAGCTCAGCTCGCTTCACAGACAGTCCAGAGGACCCGGACTACCTCACCGAAGTGGAAGCTCCTCCAGAAGAGGCTCGCCGACCATCAGAATCCCCCGGTGGTCTTCGGCCAGTTGTCATAGACGGCAGTAACGTGGCGATGAGCCACGGTAACAAAGAAATATTCTCTTGTCGTGGCATTCAAATCTGCGTCGACTGGTTTCGCTCCAGGGGCCACAAGGAGATAACAGTTTTCGTGCCGAAATGGCGAAAAGAGGCATCACGACCGGACAATCCAATTGCCGATCAGGAGATACTCGGTGAATTGGAAAGAGACAGACTTCTCGTCTTCACACCGTCGCGACTTGTCGGTGGTAAACGAATGGTGTGTTACGACGACAGATACATTCTACGACTAGCTGCTGAGCTCGATGGAATAGTCGTAAGCAACGATAACTACAGAGATCTGGCACAGGAAAGCCCGGAATTTCGTAAAGTCGTTGAGGAGAGAATTCTCATGTACAGTTTTGTCAACGATCGTTTCATGCCACCGGACGATCCTCTTGGCCGAAGTGGCCCAACTCTGGATAATTTTCTGAGGACAGGAGTGAGGAAGAACGATCCTGCCCCACCCTGTCCCTACGCCAAGAAATGCACATATGGAAATAAATGCAAATTTCGTCATCCTGAGAGGGGTCCACATCCCCAGAAATCAGTCACCGAGAGACTCGTCGAGCACGCACAGAGGCATCTGCAAGCCAGGGGACCGAGTTTGAGTCTTCCACTGTCGTCATCGAGCTCGAATGTTCACACCGGTCATCAGCCTCTCTGCAGAGCTAGATCTGCTGTTCCTCCGTCCATTAAATCATCCACATCCGTCCCCAAGAGTAGATCCGTTGAGAATGTCACGGATTCTGTGGCGGCATCGGTGTATGTCCAACAGTTGCCTGTGACAAGTGTTCAGGGGTATTCGGGGGCTGTGGGATTGCCAGCACCGAGGGTCAATAATCCTGAGCCAGAGCCGGCTAATATGCATAGGAAGCTGCAGCGACAGTTGACGCTTAATCCAGCCTGTGATCCGAGATTGTATCAGTTGAGGAGATATCATCAGCAGCCTCAGCATCCTGGGATACCTGCGGGGAGGAATATGCAGCACAGGCCGTTGGTCAGGCACGCCAGTAACGAGTCTTACGGGCTTTCAATGAA TTGGGATCCATCGGATCATCACAATCATCAGCACGTGATGCGCATTGCCTCAGCCCCGGACTCCTCCCGAGGCTGGCCTCCCCGAGGTGCAGGTCTGGCATTGCCACCAAGAAGTCAACGTCTAGGAACCTCAGAGCCTCAACTAAATCTCGTTCCATCGCCTTCGCTACCTAGTCTCCATCCCCCCTGGACAGCCTCGCAAACGCAGGACGCTAGACGTCGTCTCCACTACCACCTGGCCAACATCTTCCCCGAGGAGCAGGTCCAGACAGCGATGTCCCTCCACCCGCACGAGACAGATCCGCAAAAAATATGCGCAGCAATTCTCGCAATGTTCCCTAAACCCTAG